The following proteins come from a genomic window of Sebastes fasciatus isolate fSebFas1 chromosome 6, fSebFas1.pri, whole genome shotgun sequence:
- the LOC141769736 gene encoding selenocysteine insertion sequence-binding protein 2-like, with protein sequence MEKESNLSSAAVQSKLQRRQRKEPAETHTASSPPLMLPNPYVSEQSLTGNRSSGLSPKQNPSSGVPAAGRGGDASSRSLHGYSSSRRVRETSDDFPQRERSLWDPNAKTSKDNNGSPAQGRVMGKNSLDAQKKGFRSARSAPNFAGKSKPAQTDSAPFEVKMTDFPELAGGSLGKAGPTLVQRECWGPPPPSSSRQTQTPASSWRSVRRGSPTRPEPQQIATNAKPDSSAASSGQPMVTSWANVASQPPKKPVPKEKTIGRNNMQTEEAAAQQEEDTPGKKKRKKKRKSKGAWEDAEAESEEPAMYQEPPKFEDEDEFPGLTPALTVTGRLKTSSYAAKLCNEENQREGVQHHPADQTKEKSPAAKTLPTETAKKGQKAEKVSGKKSKVPVQLDIGNMLAALEKKQSQKAKQDAKPVILSVGGGLPVVHKQPLAQKKPPWQQDKIAHNPLDSTSPLVKKGKQREVPKAKKPTPLKKVILKEREERKQRRLLEERGLLPEDEFKPAAADDDDAAAEEVEEEEEEEEEEEEKCDTNATASDEVGSPVEELDDQLEFNGTNQMVIEGDEEAEKDEIVEQQTISPVPCPPSRPKIHSRKFRDYCSQMLSKDVDECVTDLLKTLVRFQDRLYQKDPMKARMKRRIVMGLREVLKHLKLRKVKCVVISPNCERIQSKGGLDEALYTIIDTCREQGVPFVFALSRKALGRCVNKAVPVSLVGIFNYDGAQDFYHKMIELSSEARRAYEEMVLSLEQTGEAEAEAEAEAEEAANAEEELQISSLAEEAESGPDATQPEEPEYIKIWKKMLEKDCNHKFLNFEEQLSSMRLDSVCTENTDEDEKS encoded by the exons ATGGAAAAG GAGAGCAACTTGTCATCTGCTGCTGTCCAGTCTAAACtacagaggagacagaggaaggagcctgcagagacacacacagcctcATCACCTCCTCTGATGCTACCAAATCCTTATGTGTCTGAGCAGAGTTTAACAGG GAACCGGTCTTCAGGTCTGAGCCCAAAGCAGAATCCATCAAGTGGAGTgccagcagcaggaagaggaggagatgctTCTTCAAGGAGTCTTCATGGCTACAGCAGCAGCCGTCGTGTTCGAGAGACCAGTGATGATTTCCCGCAGAGAGAACGGTCCTTATGGGATCCAAATGCAAAG ACATCAAAAGACAACAACGGCTCTCCTGCTCAAGGAAGAGTTATGGGCAAGAACTCACTGGATGCACAGAAGAAAG GTTTCAGAAGTGCCAGATCAGCCCCTAACTTTGCGGGGAAGTCAAAACCAGCACAGACAGACTCGGCCCCATTTGAAGTGAAGATGACCGATTTCCCAGAGTTAGCTGGTGGTTCGCTGGGCAAAGCAGGCCCTACTCTGGTTCAGAGAGAGTGCTGGGGTCCACCTCCTCCATCCTCGAGCCGTCAAACGCAAACACCAGCATCTTCCTGGAGG TCTGTCAGGAGAGGATCCCCAACACGACCTGAACCCCAACAAATTGCCACTAATGCTAAACCAGATTCCTCTGCTGCTTCATCAG GTCAGCCGATGGTGACCTCCTGGGCTAATGTTGCCTCTCAGCCTCCAAAGAAACCTGTCCCTAAAGAGAAGACAATCGGCAGAAACAACATGCAG ACGGAGGAAGCAGCCGCACAGCAGGAAGAGGACACGCCGGGGAAGAAAAAACGTAAGAAAAAGAGGAAGTCTAAAGGTGCTTGGGAAGATGCAGAAGCTGAGTCAGAAGAGCCAGCGATGTATCAGGAGCCTCCAAAATTTGAG GACGAAGATGAGTTTCCAGGCTTGACTCCTGCTCTGACTGTGACTGGTAGATTGAAAACAAGCAGCTATGCAGCAAAACTATGCAATGAG GAAAACCAAAGAgaaggtgttcagcatcatCCTGCCGACCAAACAAAGGAAAAATCACCTGCAGCAAAAACTCTGCCCACAGAGACGGCGAAGAAAGGACAG aaagctGAAAAGGTGTCTGGGAAGAAAAGCAAAGTTCCTGTTCAGCTTGACATCGGAAACATGTTGGCCGCCCTGGAGAAGAAGCAATCTCAAAAAGCCAAGCAGGACGCCAAACCAGTCATTCTCTCAG TTGGTGGCGGACTACCCGTTGTCCACAAGCAACCATTAGCCCAGAAGAAGCCGCCCTGGCAGCAGGATAAAATTGCTCACAATCCCCTGGACTCCACCAGCCCTTTGGTGAAGAAAGGCAAGCAGAGAGAGGTGCCCAAAGCCAAGAAACCCACTCCTCTCAAGAAG GTCATTTtgaaagaaagggaggagaggaaacaaagacGTTTGCTGGAGGAGAGAGGGCTGCTGCCTGAAGACGAGTtcaaacctgctgctgctgatgatgatgatgctgcagcagaagaagtagaagaagaagaagaagaagaagaagaagaagaggagaagtgTGACACAAATGCTACAG CCTCAGATGAggttgggagtcctgtagaagAACTCGATGATCAGTTAGAGTTTAACGGTACAAACCAGATGGTGATAGAGGGCGATGAGGAGGCAGAGAAAGACGAGATTGTGGAGCAGCAAACCATCTCACCTGTGCCCTGCCCACCCAGTCGACCCAAAATCCACAGCAGAAAGTTCAGAGA CTATTGCAGCCAGATGCTGAGCAAAGACGTGGACGAGTGTGTGACAGATCTGCTGAAGACGCTGGTTCGTTTCCAGGACCGCCTGTACCAGAAGGACCCCATGAAGGCTCGCATGAAGAGGCGCATTGTGATGGGGCTCAGAGAGGTCCTGAAGCACCTCAAACTCAGGAAGGTCAAGTGTGTCGTCATCTCGCCCAACTGTGAACGCATCCAGTCCAAAG GAGGCCTGGATGAGGCTCTTTACACCATCATCGACACCTGTCGTGAGCAGGGGGTGCCGTTCGTGTTCGCCCTCTCCAGGAAAGCTCTGGGTCGCTGCGTCAATAAGGCGGTGCCTGTCAGCCTGGTGGGCATCTTCAACTATGACGGTGCACAG GACTTCTACCATAAGATGATCGAGTTGTCGTCTGAGGCCAGGAGAGCCTACGAGGAGATGGTGTTGAGCCTGGAACAGACAGGcgaggcagaggcagaggcagaggcagaggcagaggaggcagCGAACGCTGAGGAAGAGCTGCAGATCAGCAGCCTGGCAGAGGAGGCTGAGTCCGGTCCTGACGCCACACAGCCAGAGGAACCAGAGTACA TAAAAATCTGGAAGAAAATGTTGGAGAAGGATTGCAACCACAAATTTCTGAACTTTGAGGAGCAGCTGAGCTCCATGCGCTTGGACAGTGTATGTACTGAAAACACTGATGAAGATGAGAAGAGTTGA